In Ctenopharyngodon idella isolate HZGC_01 chromosome 20, HZGC01, whole genome shotgun sequence, the following proteins share a genomic window:
- the LOC127501828 gene encoding toll-like receptor 5 isoform X4, with amino-acid sequence MATIHTLSLILLGLCVSTQIVKCTSVCSVGASVALCIDKGLQDVPELPPYVNKVDLSKNNIAELNETSFSHLEGLQVLILMHQTTRLVIRNNTFRRLSNLTSLQLDYNNFLRMDTGAFNGLSNLKNLTLTQCSLEDTILSGDFLKPLVSLEMLVLRENNIKRIQPALFFLNMRRFHVLDLSRNKVKSICEEDLLSFQGKHFTLLKLSSVTLQDMNEYWLGWEKCGNPFKNMS; translated from the coding sequence ATGGCAACAATACACACATTATCTCTGATCCTCCTTGGATTATGCGTCAGCACTCAAATTGTGAAATGCACCTCAGTGTGTTCGGTTGGTGCTTCTGTCGCCCTCTGCATCGATAAAGGTCTTCAAGATGTGCCAGAGCTTCCTCcatatgtaaataaagtggATTTGAGTAAGAACAATATTGCTGAACTCAATGAAACATCCTTTTCTCATCTGGAAGGTCTACAGGTCCTTATACTCATGCACCAAACAACAAGACTTGTGATCAGAAACAACACATTCAGAAGACTCTCTAACTTAACATCACTTCAGCTTGACTACAACAACTTCCTGCGAATGGATACAGGAGCGTTTAACGGATTATCCAACCTTAAAAATCTCACTCTTACTCAGTGCAGTTTAGAGGATACCATTTTGTCTGGTGACTTCCTCAAACCTCTGGTGTCTCTTGAGATGCTTGTCTTACgtgaaaacaacattaaaagaaTCCAGCCAGCattgttctttttaaatatgaggagATTCCATGTGCTCGATCTCTCTCGCAACAAAGTGAAGAGCATCTGTGAAGAAGACCTCCTCAGCTTTCAGGGTAAACATTTCACGCTTCTGAAGCTGTCCTCAGTGACACTGCAAGACATGAATGAGTACTGGTTAGGATGGGAAAAGTGTGGAAACCCATTTA
- the thbd gene encoding thrombomodulin → MREILGMALALVVLRVNGENIDEGFCVEGKCFSVQTDSATFDVAQKVCREKRGHLMTVRTQKSADVLTKLLKGTSGDFWLGLRYQCSNDGLKGYKWVTGDDTSLYVNWESDRAICSPQCASVSQKVQKLAERPCDDRIEGYLCEYDNADYCQPLSNEADVLYEIPLGFKANELQEIPKGTNATLPPLRTRHICFDGVWIQAPWSCEVFGGGCDYKCGSNGKNFECSCQPGFKLDSNRVTCSKEEPELAFKVVKPFEDCKPGYSNENGVCVDEDECVSAPCEHECNNIEGGYECECYEGFIKSTEDMSKCKMQCTEFQCPAECDPNNDDQCNCPDGFLLEEKEREKICVDHDECDSGYCDQECVNTPGDYVCSCREGFKLLNKSNCVREDFEGSGSSTPFDIFTPTSRPPTKKPISISTASLLAIMVAIVVCILVLVCLAHCILRRYCQMHNYDVHKSHENIYDFQQVIIEKNCTEQSFPNRYLKRDT, encoded by the coding sequence ATGAGAGAGATCCTAGGAATGGCGCTGGCGCTCGTTGTTCTGAGAGTTAACGGGGAAAACATCGATGAAGGTTTTTGTGTGGAGGGAAAATGCTTTTCCGTCCAAACAGACAGTGCGACTTTTGATGTGGCGCAGAAAGTCTGTCGGGAAAAAAGAGGGCATCTGATGACCGTACGCACCCAAAAATCGGCTGATGTTCTTACTAAGTTGCTGAAGGGAACTTCTGGAGACTTTTGGCTTGGGCTGAGATATCAGTGCTCAAACGACGGGTTAAAGGGATACAAATGGGTCACTGGAGATGATACGAGCCTCTACGTAAACTGGGAAAGCGACCGAGCGATTTGTTCTCCACAATGTGCATCGGTATCACAAAAAGTTCAGAAGTTGGCCGAAAGACCTTGCGATGATAGAATCGAGGGATATTTGTGTGAATATGACAATGCCGATTACTGTCAGCCGCTGAGCAACGAAGCAGACGTATTATATGAAATTCCTTTGGGATTTAAGGCAAACGAACTCCAAGAAATTCCCAAAGGCACCAATGCGACATTGCCGCCGCTGAGAACGAGACACATTTGTTTCGACGGCGTTTGGATTCAGGCGCCTTGGAGTTGTGAGGTTTTTGGTGGTGGATGTGATTATAAGTGTGGTTCGAACGGGAAAAACTTCGAATGCAGCTGTCAGCCGGGATTTAAACTCGACAGCAACCGAGTCACATGCAGCAAGGAGGAACCTGAGCTGGCATTTAAAGTTGTAAAGCCTTTCGAAGACTGCAAGCCCGGCTATAGCAATGAAAATGGGGTTTGTGTTGATGAGGACGAATGCGTGTCTGCACCATGCGAGCACGAATGTAATAACATTGAAGGTGGTTATGAATGTGAATGCTATGAGGGATTCATAAAGTCGACGGAGGACATGAGCAAATGTAAGATGCAGTGTACGGAATTCCAGTGCCCAGCTGAATGTGACCCCAACAACGACGATCAGTGCAACTGCCCCGATGGTTTCTTActtgaagaaaaagaaagagaaaaaatatgCGTTGACCATGATGAATGCGATAGTGGTTACTGTGACCAGGAATGTGTAAATACACCTGGAGATTATGTATGTTCCTGCAGAGAAGGATTCAAGCTTTTGAACAAGAGTAATTGTGTGAGAGAAGACTTTGAGGGCTCAGGAAGCTCAAcaccttttgacatttttacacCTACAAGCAGACCCCCAACCAAGAAGCCAATATCAATCTCAACGGCCAGTCTTTTAGCAATAATGGTTGCCATTGTTGTTTGTATTCTTGTATTGGTCTGCCTCGCTCACTGCATATTGAGACGTTATTGTCAAATGCACAATTACGATGTGCACAAAAGCCACGAAAATATCTACGACTTTCAACAGGTGATCATTGAAAAAAATTGCACTGAACAGTCATTCCCAAATCGGTATTTAAAAAGAGACACTTAA
- the LOC127501829 gene encoding LOW QUALITY PROTEIN: toll-like receptor 5 (The sequence of the model RefSeq protein was modified relative to this genomic sequence to represent the inferred CDS: deleted 1 base in 1 codon), translating into MGFTFILILFGLCINTEVVKCTSVCSVNGYAAFCISRGLHQVPELPTYINYVDLNFNSIAELNETSFSRLEGLQVLKLEQQTTGLVIRNNTFRRLSNLILLKLDYNHFLQIETGAFNGLFNLEILTLTQCSLDDTILSGDFLKPLVSLEMLVLRENNIKKIQPALFFLNMRRFHVLDLSRNKVKSICEEDLLSFQGKHFTLLKLSSVTLQDMNEYWLGWEKCGNPFKNMSVSVLDLSGNGFNVKMAKLFFDAITGTKIQSLILSNSYSMGSSFGHNNFKDPDKFTLKGLGDSGIKIFDLSKSQIFALSNSVFSHFQDLEQITLAENQINIIEIDAFWGMTNLLKLNLSKNFLGNIDSNTFQNLKKLEVLDLSYNHIRVLGDKSFQGLPSLLNLNLTGNALESVHEFATLPNLKIIYLGENRISSLSSLPNIAKNLTTLDLEMNKLQALSDLYTILREFPQIEKIFLQGNSFSSCYNQRQIVASDQLQLLHLGRSSMQLIWSEGKCLNVFNNLHQLEQLSLTANGLQSLPKDIFKDLTSLFFLDLSFNSLKYLPNGIFPESLQILNLEYNSIYSVDPNLFSTLSYLSLIKNDFRCDCNLRDFKTWLNQTNVIISHSIEDVICASPEDQYMVPVVRSSIQCEDEEDERNVEKLRLVLFIFCTALITLLTASAIIYVRRRGYIFKLYKKLIGTLVDGKREEPDPDQFLYDVYLCFSSNDIKWVERALLNRLDSQFSEQNTLRCCFEERDFIPGEDHLTNMRNAIQNSHKTLCVVSEHFLKDGWLLEAFILAQRRMQVELEDILVVLVVGNIPQYRLLKFKQVRSYIENRRYLLWPDDSQDLDWFYDQLLHKIRKDTKVKQTNQPTKQTKPEALNVHANTSV; encoded by the exons ATGGGATTTACATTTATTCTGATCCTCTTTGGATTGTGCATTAACACTGAAGTTGTGAAATGCACCTCTGTGTGTTCAGTTAATGGCTATGCAGCCTTCTGCATATCTAGAGGTCTTCATCAGGTGCCAGAGCTTCCCACGTACATCAATTATGTGGATCTGAATTTTAACAGCATTGCTGAACTCAACGAAACATCCTTTTCTCGTCTTGAAGGTCTACAAGTCCTTAAACTGGAGCAACAAACAACAGGACTTGTGATCAGAAACAACACATTTAGAAGACTCTCCAATCTAATATTACTTAAGTTAGACTACAACCACTTCTTGCAAATAGAGACAGGGGCATTTAATGGATTATTCAACCTTGAGATTCTCACTCTCACTCAGTGCAGTTTAGATGATACTATTTTGTCTGGTGACTTCCTCAAACCTCTGGTGTCTCTTGAGATGCTTGTCTTGCgtgaaaacaacattaaaaaaatccagCCAGCattgttctttttaaatatgaggagATTCCATGTGCTCGATCTCTCTCGCAACAAAGTGAAGAGCATCTGTGAAGAAGACCTCCTCAGCTTTCAGGGTAAACATTTCACGCTTCTGAAGCTGTCCTCAGTGACACTGCAAGACATGAATGAGTACTGGTTAGGATGGGAAAAGTGTGGAAACCCATTTAAGAACATGTCCGTAAGTGTATTGGACTTATCTGGAAATGgctttaatgttaaaatggcaaAGCTTTTCTTTGATGCAATCACTGGTACCAAAATCCAAAGTCTCATTCTCAGTAACAGTTACAGCATGGGCAGTTCTTTTGGTCATAACAATTTCAAAGATCCAGACAAATTTACTTTGAAGGGTCTTGGGGATAGTGGTATTAAGATTTTCGATTTGTCCAAATCACAAATTTTTGCTTTGTCAAATTCAGTATTTAGTCATTTTCAAGATCTAGAACAAATTACATTGGCAGAAAATCAGATCAACATTATTGAAATTGATGCATTTTGGGGTATGACAAATTTACTAAAGCTAAACCTGTCCAAAAACTTCCTGGGTAATATTGATTCCAATACATTTCAGAATCTAAAGAAGCTCGAGGTGCTTGATTTGTCTTATAACCATATAAGGGTGCTTGGCGATAAATCGTTTCAGGGACTCCCAAGTTTACTCAACTTAAATTTAACAGGAAATGCTCTTGAGTCAGTTCATGAATTTGCAACCCTACCTAACCTGAAGATAATCTACTTGGGTGAGAACAGAATTTCATCTTTGTCTAGTTTACCCAACATTGCTAAAAATCTCACAACCCTTGacctggaaatgaacaaatTACAGGCCTTGTCAGATCTCTACACAATCCTACGGGAATTTCCTCAAATAGAAAAAATCTTTCTTCAAGGTAACAGTTTTTCGAGTTGTTATAATCAAAGACAAATAGTGGCTTCAGACCAACTACAACTTCTTCATCTCGGACGTTCATCTATGCAGCTGATCTGGTCAGAaggaaaatgtttaaatgtgtttaacaaTCTTCACCAGTTAGAACAGCTTTCTCTGACTGCCAATGGGCTACAGTCTCTTcccaaagacatttttaaagacctTACCTCTTTGTTCTTTTTGGATTTGTCCTTCAACTCTTTGAAGTACCTTCCAAACGGTATATTCCCTGAAAGTCTTCAAATTCTTAATCTTGAATATAATTCTATTTATTCAGTAGATCCAAATCTCTTTAGCACCCTCAGCTACCTCAGCCTGATAAAAAACGATTTCCGTTGTGATTGCAACCTAAGGGATTTCAAAACATGGctaaaccaaaccaatgtaATCATTTCTCACTCCATTGAGGATGTGATATGTGCCAGTCCTGAGGATCAGTACATGGTTCCGGTTGTGAGATCCAGCATACAATGTGAGGATGAAGAGGACGAGAGAAATGTTGAAAAACTGAGGCTTGtgctttttattttctgtacCGCACTTATCACGTTACTCACTGCTAGCGCCATCATTTATGTCCGTCGACGTGGCTACATCTTCAAGCTTTACAAAAAACTCATTGGCACACTTGTGGATGGAAAGCGAGAGGAGCCTGATCCTGACCAATTCTTATATGACGTGTATCTCTGCTTTAGTTCCAATGATATTAAGTGGGTAGAAAGAGCACTGCTGAACAGGCTAGACTCTCAGTTCTCAGAGCAGAACACACTCCGCTGCTGCTTTGAGGAGCGAGACTTCATACCCGGGGAGGACCATCTTACCAACATGCGAAATGCTATCCAGAATAGTCATAAAACCCTTTGTGTGGTGTCTGAACATTTCCTGAAGGATGGCTGGTTACTAGAGGCCTTCATTCTGGCACAAAGAAGGATGCAAGTGGAGCTTGAGGACATTCTGGTGGTGCTGGTTGTAGGGAACATACCGCAGTACAGGCTACTGAAGTTCAAACAAGTGAGATCCTACATTGAGAACAGAAGATACCTTCTGTGG CCTGATGACAGCCAGGACTTGGATTGGTTTTATGACCAACTTCTGCATAAAATAAGAAAAGATACCAAggttaaacaaacaaatcaaccaaccaaacaaacaaagccTGAAGCATTGAATGTCCATGCAAACACATCAGTATAA
- the LOC127501828 gene encoding toll-like receptor 5 isoform X3, protein MATIHTLSLILLGLCVSTQIVKCTSVCSVGASVALCIDKGLQDVPELPPYVNKVDLSKNNIAELNETSFSHLEGLQVLILMHQTTRLVIRNNTFRRLSNLTSLQLDYNNFLRMDTGAFNGLSNLKNLTLTQCSLEDTILSGDFLKPLVSLEMLVLRENNIKRIQPALFFLNMRRFHVLDLSRNKVKSICEEDLLSFQGKHFTLLKLSSVTLQDMNEYWLGWEKCGNPFKNMSFQ, encoded by the coding sequence ATGGCAACAATACACACATTATCTCTGATCCTCCTTGGATTATGCGTCAGCACTCAAATTGTGAAATGCACCTCAGTGTGTTCGGTTGGTGCTTCTGTCGCCCTCTGCATCGATAAAGGTCTTCAAGATGTGCCAGAGCTTCCTCcatatgtaaataaagtggATTTGAGTAAGAACAATATTGCTGAACTCAATGAAACATCCTTTTCTCATCTGGAAGGTCTACAGGTCCTTATACTCATGCACCAAACAACAAGACTTGTGATCAGAAACAACACATTCAGAAGACTCTCTAACTTAACATCACTTCAGCTTGACTACAACAACTTCCTGCGAATGGATACAGGAGCGTTTAACGGATTATCCAACCTTAAAAATCTCACTCTTACTCAGTGCAGTTTAGAGGATACCATTTTGTCTGGTGACTTCCTCAAACCTCTGGTGTCTCTTGAGATGCTTGTCTTACgtgaaaacaacattaaaagaaTCCAGCCAGCattgttctttttaaatatgaggagATTCCATGTGCTCGATCTCTCTCGCAACAAAGTGAAGAGCATCTGTGAAGAAGACCTCCTCAGCTTTCAGGGTAAACATTTCACGCTTCTGAAGCTGTCCTCAGTGACACTGCAAGACATGAATGAGTACTGGTTAGGATGGGAAAAGTGTGGAAACCCATTTA